One window of the Eucalyptus grandis isolate ANBG69807.140 chromosome 8, ASM1654582v1, whole genome shotgun sequence genome contains the following:
- the LOC104456357 gene encoding chaperone protein DnaJ isoform X2, producing MNKGPGAEEKFKEISAAYEVLSDEQKKSMYDQFGEAGLQGEYDGSGGDSQGVDPFEVFGAFFGGPEELFGDRGEQGGLNFNLGSVGKRALDIRYDLFLSFEESIFGGQREIEVSSSEVCDQCGGTGAKSSSCIKQCATCGGRGGIMKTQRTPFGMMSQVSTCSKCSGDGNIVTDNCRRCGGSGKIMSKRNISIDIPPGVNDGSRMRIQKGGNFDKKSGLIGDLVIDLHVGEKQGIKRDGLNLFSKIDVDFTDAILGTILKVDTVAGPRELQIPSGIQPGETIKLPGMGVPDINRPTLRGDHQFIVNVLIPKDLSDAERELLKKLASLRASTKCHPTSVGSSGSEGKFENQKTSGSSTNSSSGGSNTSSFWNSIKDFLRWRQSRERFASVSLDISAALPSNKPDPSVMISASLALIVIFYIHFSRKIQSLLVITKKKQKLQ from the exons ATGAACAAGGGACCTGGGGCGGAAGAGAAGTTTAAGGAGATAAGCGCTGCATACGAG GTCCTATCAGATGAACAGAAAAAATCTATGTATGATCAGTTTGGAGAGGCGGGTTTACAAGGCGAATATGATGGTTCTGGTGGTGATTCACAGGGG GTGGATCCATTCGAAGTCTTTGGTGCATTTTTTGGTGGACCAGAGGAGCTTTTTGGAGACAGGGGTGAACAAGGGGGCCTGAACTTCAATTTAGGAAGTGTGGGAAAACGTGCACTTGATATACG GTATGATCTGTTCCTGAGCTTCGAAGAATCAATTTTTGGAGGTCAGAGGGAAATTGAAGTTTCATCTTCTGAAGTGTGTGATCAATGTGGTGGAACAGGTGCTAAATCCAGTAGCTGCATTAAGCAATGTGCTACCTGTGGAGGCAGAGGTGGGATTATGAAAACTCAGAGGACTCCTTTTGGTATGATGTCTCAG GTGTCTACTTGCTCCAAATGTAGTGGTGATGGTAACATTGTAACTGACAATTGCCGGAGGTGTGGTGGTAGTGGCAAGATAATGTCAAAGAGAAATATTAGTATCGACATCCCACCTGGAGTTAATGATGGATCCAGAATGCGAATTCAAAAGGGAGGAAACTTCGATAAAAAAAG TGGTTTAATTGGTGACCTTGTCATAGACCTCCATGTAGGTGAAAAGCAGGGAATCAAAAGAGATGGCCTAAAtctcttttcaaaaattgatgttGATTTTACTGATGCAATACTTGGAACAATATTAAAG GTTGATACCGTTGCTGGTCCAAGGGAGCTTCAAATTCCTTCTGGAATTCAGCCAGGAGAAACTATAAAGTTACCAGGCATGGGTGTTCCAGACATCAACAGACCAACTTTGAGAGGCGATCATCAGTTCATTGTCAATGTTTTGATCCCCAAAGATCTTAG TGATGCAGAGCGGgaacttttgaagaaattagccTCACTCAGGGCATCTACCAAATGTCATCCAACTTCTGTTGGCAGCAGTG GTTCAGAGGGCAAGTTTGAGAATCAGAAAACTAGCGGCAGCAGTACAAACTCGTCCAGTGGGGGAAGCAACACCTCATCTTTCTGGAACTCAATAAAGGACTTTCTCAG GTGGAGGCAGTCTCGAGAGCGGTTTGCGTCAGTTAGTTTGGACATATCAGCAGCATTGCCATCTAACAAGCCAGATCCGTCAGTCATGATTTCAGCTTCCTTAGCTCTAATagtaattttttatattcacTTCTCTAGGAAAATCCAATCGCTGCTCGTtatcacaaaaaagaaacagaaactgCAATGA
- the LOC104416231 gene encoding siroheme synthase, with the protein MALVNRLPSSSSSSSSSSVASSPRLRRSSSRARPGIRSLHFTPSTPPSSSSPFTEKHSPERYRRDRWLYSGSPCQPPLPSSSGSAAAAAADDLDSLRRDDIALQLPELKNLLRVLKDKRERACGGGQCGPGNVYLVGTGPGDPELLTLKAVRVIKGADLLLYDRLVSNDVLELVGPDARLLYVGKTAGYHSRTQEEIHELLLNFAEAGATVVRLKGGDPLVFGRGGEEMDFLQQQGIQVQVIPGITAASGIAAELGVPLTHRGVANSVRFLTGHSRKGGTDPLFVAENAADPDSTLVVYMGLSTLPSLAQKLMHHGLPPSTPAAAVERGTTPQQRVVFAELKDLADKISAENLVSPTLIIIGKVVALSPFYSHSFEDASKLVEAK; encoded by the exons ATGGCTCTCGTCAACAGgctcccttcctcctcctcctcctcctcctcctcctccgtcgctTCTTCGCCTCGTCTCCGACGGAGCTCCTCCCGCGCCCGACCCGGAATCCGCTCCCTCCACTTCACCCCCTCCACTCCTCCTTCCTCATCCTCGCCGTTCACCGAGAAGCACTCGCCGGAGAGGTACCGCCGCGACCGGTGGCTCTACAGCGGCTCCCCCTGCCAGCCCcctctcccctcctcctccggctccgccgccgccgccgccgccgatgacCTCGACTCGCTCAGGCGGGACGACATCGCCCTCCAGCTGCCGGAGCTGAAGAACCTGCTCCGGGTGCTCAAGGACAAGAGGGAGCGCGCTTGCGGCGGCGGGCAATGCGGGCCCGGGAACGTCTACTTGGTGGGCACGGGGCCCGGGGATCCCGAGCTGCTGACCCTGAAGGCGGTCAGGGTCATCAAGGGCGCCGATCTGTTGCTCTACGACCGGCTGGTGTCCAACGACGTGTTGGAGTTGGTTGGCCCCGACGCGAGGCTGCTCTACGTGGGGAAGACTGCTGGGTACCACAGCCGCACTCAG GAGGAGATACATGAGTTGCTTCTCAATTTTGCAGAGGCGGGGGCTACTGTTGTGAGACTCAAGGGAGGTGATCCTCTG GTATTTGGGAGAGGTGGGGAGGAGATGGACTTCCTGCAACAGCAAGGCATTCAAGTACAAGTTATACCAG GCATAACTGCTGCTTCAGGAATAGCGGCGGAGCTGGGAGTCCCATTGACTCATAGGGGTGTGGCGAACAGTGTTAGATTTCTCACAGGACATTCGAGGAAAGGTGGAACAGATCCTCTTTTTGTAGCAGAAAATGCAGCGGATCCTGATTCTACTTTGGTGGTTTATATGGGTCTCTCGACTCTCCCTTCTCTTGCACAGAAGTTAATGCATCATGGTCTGCCACCCAGTACACCAGCTGCTGCAGTTGAGCGTGGAACCACTCCGCAACAACGTGTG GTTTTTGCTGAATTGAAGGATCTTGCTGATAAAATTTCTGCTGAGAACTTGGTCTCACCCACATTGATCATCATCGGAAAAGTTGTTGCACTCTCACCATTCTACTCGCATTCTTTCGAGGATGCATCTAAGTTAGTAGAGGCTAAATGA
- the LOC104456357 gene encoding chaperone protein DnaJ isoform X1, with the protein MPVACHLPPFPMAARSSFPASSSSELSGAKIPGARLDPRSLPPARGGRRGGSRRGAAAIRAARKDHYSTLNVGRDASSQEIKSSYRKLARKYHPDMNKGPGAEEKFKEISAAYEVLSDEQKKSMYDQFGEAGLQGEYDGSGGDSQGVDPFEVFGAFFGGPEELFGDRGEQGGLNFNLGSVGKRALDIRYDLFLSFEESIFGGQREIEVSSSEVCDQCGGTGAKSSSCIKQCATCGGRGGIMKTQRTPFGMMSQVSTCSKCSGDGNIVTDNCRRCGGSGKIMSKRNISIDIPPGVNDGSRMRIQKGGNFDKKSGLIGDLVIDLHVGEKQGIKRDGLNLFSKIDVDFTDAILGTILKVDTVAGPRELQIPSGIQPGETIKLPGMGVPDINRPTLRGDHQFIVNVLIPKDLSDAERELLKKLASLRASTKCHPTSVGSSGSEGKFENQKTSGSSTNSSSGGSNTSSFWNSIKDFLRWRQSRERFASVSLDISAALPSNKPDPSVMISASLALIVIFYIHFSRKIQSLLVITKKKQKLQ; encoded by the exons ATGCCCGTCGCCTGTCACCTCCCTCCGTTTCCGATGGCGGCCCGCTCCTCCTTCCCGGCCTCGTCGAGCTCCGAGCTCTCGGGCGCGAAGATCCCCGGAGCCCGGCTCGACCCGCGCTCCCTCCCTCCGGCTCGCGGCGGGAGACGTGGGGGGAGCCGCCGCGGCGCCGCCGCGATCCGCGCCGCGAGGAAGGACCACTACTCGACGCTGAACGTCGGCCGCGACGCCTCCTCGCAGGAGATCAAGAGCTCGTACCGCAAGCTCGCCCGTAAG TACCATCCGGACATGAACAAGGGACCTGGGGCGGAAGAGAAGTTTAAGGAGATAAGCGCTGCATACGAG GTCCTATCAGATGAACAGAAAAAATCTATGTATGATCAGTTTGGAGAGGCGGGTTTACAAGGCGAATATGATGGTTCTGGTGGTGATTCACAGGGG GTGGATCCATTCGAAGTCTTTGGTGCATTTTTTGGTGGACCAGAGGAGCTTTTTGGAGACAGGGGTGAACAAGGGGGCCTGAACTTCAATTTAGGAAGTGTGGGAAAACGTGCACTTGATATACG GTATGATCTGTTCCTGAGCTTCGAAGAATCAATTTTTGGAGGTCAGAGGGAAATTGAAGTTTCATCTTCTGAAGTGTGTGATCAATGTGGTGGAACAGGTGCTAAATCCAGTAGCTGCATTAAGCAATGTGCTACCTGTGGAGGCAGAGGTGGGATTATGAAAACTCAGAGGACTCCTTTTGGTATGATGTCTCAG GTGTCTACTTGCTCCAAATGTAGTGGTGATGGTAACATTGTAACTGACAATTGCCGGAGGTGTGGTGGTAGTGGCAAGATAATGTCAAAGAGAAATATTAGTATCGACATCCCACCTGGAGTTAATGATGGATCCAGAATGCGAATTCAAAAGGGAGGAAACTTCGATAAAAAAAG TGGTTTAATTGGTGACCTTGTCATAGACCTCCATGTAGGTGAAAAGCAGGGAATCAAAAGAGATGGCCTAAAtctcttttcaaaaattgatgttGATTTTACTGATGCAATACTTGGAACAATATTAAAG GTTGATACCGTTGCTGGTCCAAGGGAGCTTCAAATTCCTTCTGGAATTCAGCCAGGAGAAACTATAAAGTTACCAGGCATGGGTGTTCCAGACATCAACAGACCAACTTTGAGAGGCGATCATCAGTTCATTGTCAATGTTTTGATCCCCAAAGATCTTAG TGATGCAGAGCGGgaacttttgaagaaattagccTCACTCAGGGCATCTACCAAATGTCATCCAACTTCTGTTGGCAGCAGTG GTTCAGAGGGCAAGTTTGAGAATCAGAAAACTAGCGGCAGCAGTACAAACTCGTCCAGTGGGGGAAGCAACACCTCATCTTTCTGGAACTCAATAAAGGACTTTCTCAG GTGGAGGCAGTCTCGAGAGCGGTTTGCGTCAGTTAGTTTGGACATATCAGCAGCATTGCCATCTAACAAGCCAGATCCGTCAGTCATGATTTCAGCTTCCTTAGCTCTAATagtaattttttatattcacTTCTCTAGGAAAATCCAATCGCTGCTCGTtatcacaaaaaagaaacagaaactgCAATGA